From the genome of Pseudarthrobacter sp. NIBRBAC000502772:
CACACCGGCCAGGGCCGGCACCTGCTGGAGATGTTCGACGACGGCGGTCACTGACGCGAGCTCCCGCGCACCGCCGTCGCCCGCCAGGTCAGCCGCGGAAGGTTCCGCTTCCCCCGGGCTGAAGTCGCCGTCGTCGTCTGTTCCGATCCTGGGGCACACCACGTACACCTGGTGCCCCGCGTCGATCTCCTCACGGGAACGGGACCAGATGCGGTCTGCCCAGCCGGGGTTCTCGGCGAGGCCCACCACATGCGTGGAAATCGGCGCCCGGCCGGCGGGCAGTTCGTCCAGGATGGAGGTTTCGAGGTCGCCGAAGACCGTCATGGCAACGGTACGTGGAATGGGCGTGGCCGTCATGACGAGGAGGTGCGGCGGTTTGTTGGCCTTTGACCTGAGGACGTCCCGCTGCTCCACACCGAACCGGTGCTGCTCGTCCACCACGATCAGGCCAAGGTCGTAGAACGCGACGTTGTCGCTGAGCAGCGCGTGCGTGCCGATCACGATCCCGGCCGTGCCGGATGCGGCGTCCAGCATGGCCCGTTTCCGGGCGCCGGTGGGCATGGAGCCGGTGAGGAACGTGACCTGCACCGCCCCCTCGGCCAGGCTGCCCAGCAGCCCGTCCGCGGACAGCATCGGATCGCGGGACAGGGAACCCAGGGTCCGCCGGATGGAATCGAAGTGCTGGGCGGCGAGGACCTCGGTGGGCGCCAGGAGGGCGGCCTGCCCGCCGGCATCCACTACCTGCAGCATGGCCCGCAGCGCGACGATGGTTTTGCCCGAGCCGACCTCACCCTGCAGCAGCCGGTTCATGGGGCTGTCCTGCGCCAGCTCCGTGGCCAGTGTTTTTCCGACGGCGGCCTGGCCGCCGGTGAGCGTAAAGGGCAGCTGCCTGTCGAACGCCGCCAGCAGCCCGTCGGAGGCCGGGCGCCGTGCCGTGGCTTCCTCGGCCGCAAGCTGGGCACGGCGCCGCGCCAAGGCCGCCTGCAGGACCAGGGCCTCCTGGTAGCGCAATCGCTCCTGGGCCTTCATCCAGTCAGCCTGCGATTCCGGCCTATGGATGAGCCGGTAGGCCTCGGCCACGGGAAGGAATTTCTCCCTACGGGCCACCGCCTCCGGCAGCGGATCCGGCAGGGCATCCAGATCCACGGTTTCCAGGAGCGTGGCGATGACTTTCTGAATCGACCAGCTGGTGAGCTTTGCGGTGGCCGGGTAGACCGGGATGGGCATCGCGGCGAGCTTTTCGGGGTCCATGGCCGGCATGTCCGGGTCCTCGTCGAGGAGGTGGAAGTCCGGGTTGGTCAAGCCCAGGGACGCTCCGTAGCGCGTCACCTTGCCGGAGAACATCACGCGCCGGCCCGGCAGGAGCTGCGCCTGTGCCCGGTGTCCGCTAAAAAAGGTGATCTTGAGAGTTCCGTGCCCGCTGCCGGGCCCCACCGCGGAAAGGCGCGGACGGCCGTGGGAGGCGGCGTCGTCGGTGATCACAACGTCCGTGATGGAACCACGCCGCGTATACATCTTGCGCGTGCTGTTGGAGAGCACCCGTGCAAAAAGCGTGACCTCTTCATCCAGCGGCAACTCGCTGATGGGCGTCAGTTCGCCGCGGTTCAGGTAGCGGCGCGGGAAGTAGTTCAGGAGGCCGCCGACTGTGGCGATGCCCAGGTGCTTCTCAATGGCCGACGCTGACCGCTTTCCGATCAGGCGTTCCAGGCCCAGGCCCAGTTCAGCGCTCATGCCCACTGGAGTTCACCGGAGCTGGTTCGGGTTCGCGGGCCAGGGCCAGTTCGCTGACCGAAATGTCGCTGGGCTCGCCGAGGGAACGGATCAGGGCGACCGCGGGTGCGGCGTCGGGGACGTGGACATGGACGCGCCACCGGTAGCTGCCCTCAGCATCGGCCATACTGTCCACCTGGCTCATGATGACGGACTCGCCGACCTCGTCGAGCCGCTGGCGAAGCGTGGCCGCGCTGAGCGGCGAAAGGCTGATGGTGCACATGACCTCAACGCCGTCGTCAGCCGGCATATCGGCGTGGATGTGGGGGTCCTGGACGTCGAAGCCATGCAGCCCGTCGAGGAGTTCGCCCTGCAGTTCTTCGCCCAGGACGGCGGAGCGGAGGCAGTCAAGGATGAGCAGCATGCCAACGCCCCCGGCATCGACCACATGCGCGGCTTCAAGGGCCGCCAACTGGCTCTCGGTGCTGACTACTGCCCTGAGCGCCCCGTTGACGGCAGCGTCGAGGGCTTTGCCCAGGGCCTGGTTGCTGTCGTCGCCGTTGTGGCCGGCGTCCACTGCCGCGGCGGCCCGTGCGGCGGCTTCCATTACCGAAAGCATGGTGCCTGGCACGGGGTCGCTCAACGCGGACCAGGCCCGGATCTGGGCACGGTTCAGCGCGGCGGCCAGGAGGGTTGACGTCAGGCGGGTGTGACCGGCCAGGGGTTCAGCCGCGGCGCAGAGAAAGACTGAGAAGAGGGTTCCGGAATTGCCGCGGGCCTGCTCCATGGCGGCCCTTCCGGCACGCGCCAGCACCGCTCCGACATCCGTCTGGCCGGCGTCAGCCGGGACTGCCGCGCCCTGGACCGCAGGGCCGCTGTGCAGGGCACGGGCGGCCGCCCGAACGGTCAGGTAAAGGTTGGTGCCGGTGTCA
Proteins encoded in this window:
- a CDS encoding ATP-dependent DNA helicase RecG, with protein sequence MSAELGLGLERLIGKRSASAIEKHLGIATVGGLLNYFPRRYLNRGELTPISELPLDEEVTLFARVLSNSTRKMYTRRGSITDVVITDDAASHGRPRLSAVGPGSGHGTLKITFFSGHRAQAQLLPGRRVMFSGKVTRYGASLGLTNPDFHLLDEDPDMPAMDPEKLAAMPIPVYPATAKLTSWSIQKVIATLLETVDLDALPDPLPEAVARREKFLPVAEAYRLIHRPESQADWMKAQERLRYQEALVLQAALARRRAQLAAEEATARRPASDGLLAAFDRQLPFTLTGGQAAVGKTLATELAQDSPMNRLLQGEVGSGKTIVALRAMLQVVDAGGQAALLAPTEVLAAQHFDSIRRTLGSLSRDPMLSADGLLGSLAEGAVQVTFLTGSMPTGARKRAMLDAASGTAGIVIGTHALLSDNVAFYDLGLIVVDEQHRFGVEQRDVLRSKANKPPHLLVMTATPIPRTVAMTVFGDLETSILDELPAGRAPISTHVVGLAENPGWADRIWSRSREEIDAGHQVYVVCPRIGTDDDGDFSPGEAEPSAADLAGDGGARELASVTAVVEHLQQVPALAGVPLGPMHGRLDTAVKSAAMADFTANRTKLLVSTTVIEVGVDVHNATLMVILDADRFGISQLHQLRGRVGRGGLPGTCLLVTNLERGHPSRRRLDAVAATTDGFELSQEDLKLRREGDILGASQSGGRSTLKLLRVLEHEDIIAQARQDAQEIVGSDPALARHPRLAEAIDEYLNPEKEAFLERG
- a CDS encoding DAK2 domain-containing protein, yielding MKRWLDKAETAIANHSDRLNAINIFPVADGDTGTNLYLTVRAAARALHSGPAVQGAAVPADAGQTDVGAVLARAGRAAMEQARGNSGTLFSVFLCAAAEPLAGHTRLTSTLLAAALNRAQIRAWSALSDPVPGTMLSVMEAAARAAAAVDAGHNGDDSNQALGKALDAAVNGALRAVVSTESQLAALEAAHVVDAGGVGMLLILDCLRSAVLGEELQGELLDGLHGFDVQDPHIHADMPADDGVEVMCTISLSPLSAATLRQRLDEVGESVIMSQVDSMADAEGSYRWRVHVHVPDAAPAVALIRSLGEPSDISVSELALAREPEPAPVNSSGHER